One stretch of Zingiber officinale cultivar Zhangliang chromosome 6B, Zo_v1.1, whole genome shotgun sequence DNA includes these proteins:
- the LOC121991073 gene encoding probable LRR receptor-like serine/threonine-protein kinase At1g56140: MLTSIQHRNLVRLVGCCSEGSQRLLTISIALLARVTLIILTNGNGTGKNELCLDWQTRFQIIVGIARGLQYLHEDSNLRIVHRDIKASNILLDEKFQPKISDFGLAKFFPEDQTYLSTRFAGTLGYCAPEYAMRGELSAKADIYSFGVIVLEIICCRTNTDLSLPIEMQYLPEYTWKLYERSRLNEIVDPKLLEGAVEKEVLQVCQIALLCLQPYPDLRPPMSEIVAMLTCRAEISSTPVKPTFLERKARVSIRSPSP, from the exons ATGCTGACGAGCATTCAACATAGGAATCTCGTTCGCCTCGTCGGATGCTGCTCAGAAGGCTCCCAGCGCCTGCTT ACCATATCGATTGCATTGCTTGCTCGTGTCACACTCATCATTTTAACAAACGGTAATGGAACAGGGAAGAACGAGCTATGTTTAGACTGGCAGACGCGATTCCAAATCATTGTAGGAATCGCACGAGGATTGCAGTACCTGCATGAGGACTCCAACTTGAGGATTGTTCATAGAGATATCAAGGCCAGCAACATCCTCCTCGATGAGAAATTTCAACCTAAGATCAGCGACTTCGGTTTGGCCAAGTTCTTCCCAGAGGATCAAACTTATCTCAGCACAAGATTTGCAGGAACTCT AGGGTATTGTGCACCTGAATATGCTATGAGAGGAGAGCTTTCTGCAAAAGCCGACATCTATAGCTTCGGTGTTATTGTGCTGGAGATCATCTGTTGCAGAACCAACACAGACCTTTCTCTTCCGATCGAGATGCAATATCTTCCGGAATAT ACATGGAAGCTATATGAAAGATCAAGGCTGAATGAAATAGTGGATCCAAAATTACTAGAAGGAGCAGTGGAGAAAGAAGTGTTGCAGGTGTGCCAAATTGCTCTGCTGTGCCTTCAGCCATATCCAGACTTGAGGCCCCCAATGTCTGAAATAGTGGCCATGCTGACTTGCAGGGCTGAGATATCTTCGACTCCTGTGAAACCAACATTTTTGGAGAGGAAAGCTAGGGTTAGCATCAGGTCTCCATCACCCTAG